Proteins encoded together in one Mus musculus strain C57BL/6J chromosome 16, GRCm38.p6 C57BL/6J window:
- the Snap29 gene encoding synaptosomal-associated protein 29, which yields MSGYPKSYNPFDDDVEEEDTRPAPWKDVRDLPDGPDAPIDRQQYLRQEVLRRAEATAASTSRSLSLMYESEKIGVASSEELVRQRGVLEHTEKMVDKMDQDLKMSQKHINSIKSVFGGFINYFKSKPVEPPPEQNGSIVSQPNSRLKEAINTSKDQENKYQASHPNLRRLQDAELDSVPKEPSSTVNTEVYPKNSTLRTYHQKIDSNLDELSVGLGHLKDIALGMQTEIEEQDDILDRLTTKVDKLDVNIKSTEKKVRQL from the exons ATGTCTGGCTATCCTAAAAGCTATAATCCTTTCGACGATGACGTGGAAGAGGAAGACACCCGGCCCGCGCCGTGGAAGGACGTCCGCGACCTGCCTGACGGCCCCGACGCGCCCATTGACAGGCAGCAGTACCTGAGACAGGAGGTGTTGCGCAGGGCCGAGGCTACCGCTGCCAGTACCAGCAGGTCCTTGTCTCTCATGTATGAATCGGAGAAGATCGGAGTCGCCTCTTCCGAG GAGCTGGTCCGGCAGCGAGGAGTCCTAGAACACACAGAGAAGATGGTAGACAAGATGGATCAGGATTTGAAGATGAGCCAGAAACATATCAACAGCATTAAGAGTGTGTTTGGAGGATTTATCAACTACTTCAAATCCAAACCAGTAGAGCCTCCACCTGAGCAGAATGGCAGCATCGTCTCCCAGCCCAACAGCAG attGAAAGAAGCCATAAATACAAGTAAAGACCAGGAAAACAAGTACCAAGCCAGCCACCCAAACCTCAGAAGGCTACAGGATGCAG AACTAGACTCGGTCCCCAAAGAACCTTCTTCTACTGTGAATACTGAGGTTTACCCAAAGAACTCGACCCTTCGAACTTATCACCAGAAGATTGACAGCAACCTAG ATGAGCTGTCCGTGGGATTAGGCCACCTGAAGGACATAGCCTTGGGAATGCAGACAGAAATTGAGGAACAGGATGACATCCTTGACCGACTGACAACCAAAGTGGACAAGCTAGATGTCAATATaaaaagcacagaaaaaaaagTGCGGCAACTCTAG